In Daucus carota subsp. sativus chromosome 4, DH1 v3.0, whole genome shotgun sequence, one DNA window encodes the following:
- the LOC108216540 gene encoding wall-associated receptor kinase 2-like, with the protein MHFGLFFLVVLLHFSWGLKQLESTTLSFNTADANHSILMAENITIDPKCQSKCGNLRVPYPFGIVSKGRNCSIDPSFDITCNDSFNPPKAIIPTTNIQVYDISNTELRVSTSVSYRCYNQSGAVLTKESQKVSLAATSFLCSAANVFTVVGCDDFASIYRDPSSISRKGCMTTCDNAEDVDKDECLGNGCCQTPVNLEKFFSFGLSSDFNHKYNVSSFNPCGYAFLGEKDKFKFRGTSDLIDPAFLDRTKANVPIVLDWIIGDKNCTEARKDPASYACKHENTDCINGNQSGGYRCSCKEGYQGNPYISPGCQDINECEQHTHGCQQHCNNTQGSFNCYCNSGDSIDVDGKNCTANANGSNSHGIKLVLGLVICCLLVIIGMNWLYCIMKQRKHSQLREKFFEQNGGFILRQQSISGGGSVESTKHFTYEELKKATNNYAADRIVGQGGYGIVYKGILPDQRIVAVKRSRVLDTSQIDQFINEVVILAQVNHRNVVKLLGCCLECEVPLLVYEFVSNGTLFHHVHSTHGGLSWLSLDNRLRVAAESAGALAYLHSEASMPIMHRDIKLANILLDENYVAKISDFGASRLVPMDQTKVITLVQGTLGYLDPEYFHTGELTDKSDVYSFGVVLAELLTGRKPICLQNSVEEEKNLATYFITSIKEDRLFQVLDRRVVREGTRDQLQNAAQLVKRCLNLNGEERPAMKEVAMEIENLRKFTKHPWANQHGTEKTTSLIVHTEIQHSDLYEIQLSSHIGNNSEQYSSSTVSLVHEATSPR; encoded by the exons ATGCACTTTGGTCTTTTTTTCCTTGTTGTTCTACTGCATTTTTCCTGGGGGTTAAAACAGCTAGAGTCGACCACTCTAAGTTTTAATACCGCCGACGCTAATCACAGTATTCTGATGGCTGAAAACATTACAATTGACCCAAAATGTCAGAGTAAATGCGGAAACCTTAGGGTACCATATCCGTTTGGAATCGTATCAAAGGGTCGCAACTGTTCTATAGACCCCTCTTTTGATATTACGTGCAATGATTCTTTCAATCCTCCCAAGGCCATTATACCAACTACTAATATTCAGGTGTATGATATATCCAACACTGAATTAAGAGTATCTACTTCTGTTTCTTATAGGTGCTATAATCAGTCCGGCGCGGTTTTAACTAAGGAATCACAGAAAGTTAGTTTAGCGGCAACTTCATTCCTGTGTTCTGCCGCAAATGTGTTTACAGTTGTTGGCTGTGATGACTTTGCCAGCATTTACAGAGATCCATCTTCCATTTCACGTAAAGGATGCATGACAACATGCGACAACGCTGAGGACGTCGATAAAGACGAGTGCTTGGGCAATGGCTGTTGTCAAACACCCGTCAATCTTGAGAAGTTTTTCTCCTTCGGTCTTTCAAGCGATTTTAACCATAAATATAACGTCTCATCATTTAACCCCTGCGGTTATGCATTTTTGGGTGAGAAAGATAAATTCAAGTTTCGAGGTACATCAGATCTTATTGATCCAGCTTTCCTGGACAGGACTAAGGCTAATGTTCCTATAGTACTAGACTGGATTATTGGGGATAAAAATTGCACTGAAGCACGTAAAGACCCAGCTTCGTATGCTTGCAAACATGAAAATACCGACTGTATAAATGGTAATCAGTCTGGTGGATATCGCTGCAGTTGCAAAGAAGGTTATCAGGGTAATCCATATATCAGTCCAGGATGCCAAG ATATAAATGAATGTGAACAACATACACATGGTTGCCAACAACACTGCAATAATACTCAGGGGAGTTTTAATTGCTACTGCAACTCCGGGGACTCTATTGATGTTGATGGCAAAAACTGCACTGCTAATGCTAATGGCTCGAACTCCCACGGGATCAAGTTGGTATTAG GTTTGGTAATATGTTGCCTTTTAGTAATCATTGGAATGAACTGGCTGTACTGCATCATGAAGCAGAGAAAGCATTCCCAATTAAGAGAGAAATTCTTTGAGCAGAACGGGGGCTTCATCTTAAGACAGCAAAGTATCTCTGGGGGAGGCAGTGTTGAGTCTACAAAACATTTCACTTATGAAGAATTGAAGAAAGCGACCAACAACTATGCTGCTGATAGAATAGTTGGCCAGGGTGGTTATGGTATAGTCTACAAAGGAATTTTACCAGATCAACGTATAGTTGCAGTCAAACGATCTAGAGTATTGGATACGAGTCAAATAGATCAATTTATTAACGAGGTCGTGATTCTTGCACAAGTTAACCATAGAAATGTGGTCAAACTTCTAGGATGTTGTTTAGAATGTGAGGTACCTTTGTTGGTATATGAGTTTGTATCGAATGGCACTTTATTTCATCATGTCCATAGTACTCATGGAGGCTTGTCATGGTTATCTTTGGACAATCGTTTGAGAGTTGCTGCTGAATCTGCTGGTGCCCTTGCGTATCTTCATTCAGAAGCTTCTATGCCCATTATGCATAGAGATATCAAATTAGCCAACATATTACTCGACGAGAACTATGTTGCCAAAATATCAGATTTTGGAGCCTCGAGGTTGGTACCCATGGATCAAACTAAAGTGATTACATTAGTCCAAGGAACTTTAGGCTACTTGGACCCTGAATACTTCCATACAGGGGAACTAACCGACAAAAGTGACGTTTATAGTTTTGGAGTGGTCCTTGCAGAGCTCTTAACCGGAAGAAAACCAATTTGCCTGCAAAATTCTGTCGAAGAGGAAAAAAATTTGGCTACATATTTCATTACCTCCATCAAGGAGGACAGATTGTTTCAAGTTTTAGATCGTCGAGTAGTGAGAGAAGGAACGAGGGATCAACTTCAAAACGCTGCCCAACTTGTGAAGAGGTGCCTTAACCTTAATGGTGAGGAAAGACCAGCAATGAAGGAAGTGGCCATGGAAATAGAGAACCTCAGGAAATTCACTAAACATCCTTGGGCTAATCAACATGGCACTGAAAAAACCACAAGCTTGATAGTTCATACAGAGATTCAGCATTCAGACCTCTATGAAATTCAGCTAAGTTCTCATATTGGGAATAACTCCGAACAGTATAGCTCAAGTACTGTGAGTTTGGTACATGAGGCAACCAGCCCTCGTTGA